Genomic DNA from Salinibacter pepae:
CCCGTGCACGTGAACTGCATGTTTCGGAAGCCGCTGGAGCCGGTGGAGACGGAGGCGTCGGTCGCCGTTCCGACGGCCGTCGACGCGTGGGCGAGGGGCACCGAGCCGTACACGCACTACCCGACCCCCGCTCCTTCTCCGCCCGGCCCCGAGGTCGACGCGCTCGCCGAGACGGTACGTGGGACCGAGCACGGGCTCGTGGTGGCGGGGCGGCTCGACTCGGCCGCGGCGGCCGACGCGACCCGACGGCTGGCCACGCACCTCGGCTGGCCGCTCATTCCCGATCTTACGTCGCGTCTCCGTCGGGGCGGGCGGGAGCAGCCGGAGCAGGTGCCGTACGGGGACCTGGTGCTGACCTCGGCGGCCTTCCGGGAAGGCCATCCGCCCAGGGTCGTTCTGCAGGTCGGGGGGCGGTTCGCGTCGAAGCGGCTGCGTCTCTTCCTGCGCGATAGCGCTCCCGAGGTCTGGGCCGCTGTGCGCCCGGATCCGTCCCGCATCGACCCGGATCACCGGGTGACGCACCATGTGGAGGCGGCCGTTCCCGCGGCGGTCGACGCGCTGGTTGCGCGGCTGGAGGAGGGCCCGAGGGGCACGACGTGGCGCGACGACTGGGCCGGTGCCAGCGAGCGCGCCGGGGCCGTCGTGCAGGCCCACGTGCAGGAGTCGGACACGCTCACCGACCCGCTCGTGGCCGCGCTTCTCACGGAAGAGATGCCGCCGGAGCATGCGCTGGTGGCGGCCAGCAGCATGCCGGTGCGGGACCTTAACCGCCACGCCGCCCCAAGCGGGACGGGCGGCCCGGCCTTTGCCAACCGGGGCGCGAGTGGCATCGACGGGACCGTGGCAACCGCGGCGGGCATTGCCGAAGGACGAGACGGCCCGGTGACGCTCCTGATCGGAGACCTCGCCCTCCAGCACGACCTGAACGGGCTGGCCCTTCTCCAAGACCGTCCCATCGTGGCGATCGTCGTCAACAACGACGGTGGAGGCATCTTCCACTTCCTGCCCATCCGCGAGCACGACGAGTTTGACCCGTACTTCACGACGCCCCACGGGCAAGACTTCGAGCACGCGGCGGCCCTGTTCGACCTGCCGTATCATCGCCCGGACTCCCCGCCGGCCCTCCGCAGCGCCTACGTGCAGGCCTGTCGGTCTGGCGAATCGGCCCTCATTGAGGTCCAAACCGATCGTGCGACGAACCGGCAGGTGCACGATCGGCTGGAGGCATCGGTCGAGAGGGCCGTGGAGGAGGGGTGATCTCGGCCAGACACCGGGCGTGCATTGTGCTACGTGTCGACGGCGTGTGCACCCGTTCGGGAAGCCTGCTCGTCACCCGGCCGTCTGCTCCCGGTAGACGGCCTCGATGCAGTCGGCAAGCGACAGGGCCCAGTCGAAGTTGAAGGCCTCGAAGCCGTCCAGCACCTTCGTCTGCTTCATCTCGTCCAGGGACGCCCCGGCCTGGCGCTGCTGAGTGACGTACTCGTTGAGCGCCGAGAGAAAGTCGCGCATCACCAAGAGGTCCTCGCGCCCACCGGTGACGCCAAAGTCCGGGTTGCCGTGGCCGTGAATGACGATCGTATCGTCGTCGAGGGCCCCGTGGATGGTTTCGAGACTGTCAATCCACCCTTGGGAGTCCGCCCCCCCACCGACATCGATAAAGGGGTAGGCCCGGTTGAAAACCAGGTCGCCCACGTGGACGATGTTCGCGTTCTCGAAGACGACGATCGCGTCGCCGCCCGTGTGGGCCGGGCCGCGGTAGCGAAGCGTGATGGTCTCGTTCCCGAGGGGCTCGGACCACGTGTCCTGGAACGTTTCCGTCGGGTACGTTTTCTCGTCGGCCGTTCCGTCCTCGGCGCCGGCCCGCATCAGGTCCGGCACGTTGGCGTGCGCCACGAGGCGGTCGGTGTGCCGGGCAAAAACGCCGTTGCCGCCAATGTGGTCGCCGTGGTGGTGCGTGTTGATGACCATCGCGAGGGGACTGTCGGACCGTTCGCGGAGGCCGTTCCAACAGTCGGGGGCCGACTGGGGGGACTGCGTGTCGACGACCGCGAGTCCGTCGTCGGTGGCGAGCCACCCGATG
This window encodes:
- a CDS encoding MBL fold metallo-hydrolase gives rise to the protein MSSRRTFLRQCGLALAAAPALSSLPAWLASADGFTSLRGGIGTFTQRGGTIGWLATDDGLAVVDTQSPQSAPDCWNGLRERSDSPLAMVINTHHHGDHIGGNGVFARHTDRLVAHANVPDLMRAGAEDGTADEKTYPTETFQDTWSEPLGNETITLRYRGPAHTGGDAIVVFENANIVHVGDLVFNRAYPFIDVGGGADSQGWIDSLETIHGALDDDTIVIHGHGNPDFGVTGGREDLLVMRDFLSALNEYVTQQRQAGASLDEMKQTKVLDGFEAFNFDWALSLADCIEAVYREQTAG
- the menD gene encoding 2-succinyl-5-enolpyruvyl-6-hydroxy-3-cyclohexene-1-carboxylic-acid synthase, whose amino-acid sequence is MAHQSWSVLDAPNPTYLWTQLLVEELVRNGVHTFFVAPGSRSTPLTVAIARHPEAESVLHVDERGAAFAALGVGRAARGPAAWVTTSGTAVANGLPAAVEASVDGVPMLLLTADRPPELRDTGANQTIDQVKIFGDYVRWQADVPPPSDEVDPAYVLTTADQALHQTLRAPAGPVHVNCMFRKPLEPVETEASVAVPTAVDAWARGTEPYTHYPTPAPSPPGPEVDALAETVRGTEHGLVVAGRLDSAAAADATRRLATHLGWPLIPDLTSRLRRGGREQPEQVPYGDLVLTSAAFREGHPPRVVLQVGGRFASKRLRLFLRDSAPEVWAAVRPDPSRIDPDHRVTHHVEAAVPAAVDALVARLEEGPRGTTWRDDWAGASERAGAVVQAHVQESDTLTDPLVAALLTEEMPPEHALVAASSMPVRDLNRHAAPSGTGGPAFANRGASGIDGTVATAAGIAEGRDGPVTLLIGDLALQHDLNGLALLQDRPIVAIVVNNDGGGIFHFLPIREHDEFDPYFTTPHGQDFEHAAALFDLPYHRPDSPPALRSAYVQACRSGESALIEVQTDRATNRQVHDRLEASVERAVEEG